One window of the Thermasporomyces composti genome contains the following:
- a CDS encoding serine/threonine protein kinase — translation MRSDFDVDGYEIEGLLGAGRGGQTWLAREESTGVHVALHRMRLRDRDAAEDARRLVERLSTLNHPNIRRVRELLPLDEELVLVLEHIEGGTLGQLLLVRGTLDPGEVVTLGATVASALAAAHERGLVHGDLSPDTILLSADGTPMVSGLAFGRLAAPSDDEEPNPYLDPAETQESEPTPAGDVYSLAAICYMALTGLVPRPKGHRPVHQVAPGVPPGLAHAVEAGLQRAWDMRPHMGQFGTLLEASCRRAPIRLPEAQPDLEEAPFYGPEQADAPTRSAEGSGPAPYGPPAGPPASRGPVSPHGGPPPAAAVRPPGPVSSPATSPGWRAGAPSDGPRAVGRPGAPGAGSPIRSTPEGFLTRLGDERGTDRSADGARSPRLYLILAAAVLVVVAITGIVVWQLSTNGTPVADPSPTPTRSRTPTPTPSPTVSLDPLTARWKNALELFEERRAKAFAERDPDQLTTLYIQDSPAYTENRQYMREMAANSVARVLGLRRPIHSIFVVSERPKSILLEVERQETPYTIVTTDGKRYRCEGGPLKRVRIEVVPLEGSTAWRILQESQIGGPRTPEVRLCLPGSSTG, via the coding sequence GTGCGGAGCGACTTCGACGTGGACGGGTACGAGATCGAGGGCCTGCTGGGCGCCGGCCGCGGCGGGCAGACCTGGCTCGCTCGCGAGGAGTCGACGGGCGTCCACGTGGCGCTCCACCGCATGCGCCTCCGTGACCGCGACGCTGCTGAGGACGCGCGTCGGCTCGTCGAACGCCTGTCGACGCTGAACCACCCGAACATCCGCCGGGTGCGGGAGCTGCTGCCCCTCGACGAGGAGCTCGTGCTCGTGCTCGAGCACATCGAAGGTGGGACTCTCGGGCAGCTACTCCTCGTGCGGGGGACCCTCGACCCCGGCGAGGTCGTCACGCTCGGCGCGACGGTGGCATCCGCGTTGGCGGCAGCCCATGAACGAGGTCTCGTCCACGGCGACCTCTCGCCCGACACCATCCTGCTCAGCGCCGACGGCACCCCTATGGTCAGCGGCCTGGCGTTCGGGCGCCTGGCCGCACCGTCCGACGACGAGGAGCCCAACCCGTACCTCGATCCGGCGGAGACGCAGGAGTCCGAACCCACGCCGGCCGGTGACGTCTACAGCCTCGCCGCCATCTGCTACATGGCGTTGACCGGGCTGGTCCCGCGACCGAAGGGACATCGACCGGTGCACCAGGTCGCGCCCGGCGTTCCACCAGGCCTCGCCCACGCGGTCGAGGCGGGCTTGCAGCGCGCCTGGGACATGCGACCGCACATGGGCCAGTTCGGCACGCTCCTCGAAGCGTCGTGCCGCCGTGCGCCGATCCGCCTCCCGGAGGCGCAACCGGATCTTGAGGAGGCGCCGTTCTACGGACCGGAGCAGGCGGACGCTCCGACCAGGTCCGCCGAGGGGTCGGGGCCTGCCCCGTACGGCCCGCCCGCCGGCCCACCCGCCTCCCGCGGACCGGTGTCCCCGCACGGTGGCCCACCACCCGCTGCGGCCGTGCGGCCGCCTGGACCGGTCTCGAGCCCAGCGACGTCGCCCGGCTGGCGCGCAGGGGCGCCGAGCGACGGTCCGCGAGCGGTGGGACGGCCCGGTGCGCCGGGTGCGGGGTCGCCGATCCGATCGACGCCGGAGGGCTTCCTGACGCGGCTCGGGGACGAACGCGGCACCGATCGAAGTGCGGACGGTGCGCGCTCGCCGCGGCTGTACCTCATCCTCGCGGCGGCTGTGCTGGTCGTCGTCGCCATCACCGGCATCGTCGTGTGGCAGCTGTCCACCAATGGAACGCCGGTCGCGGACCCGTCACCAACGCCGACCCGGTCGCGCACACCGACTCCCACGCCCAGCCCCACCGTCTCGCTCGACCCTCTGACCGCTCGCTGGAAGAACGCACTGGAGCTGTTCGAGGAGCGGCGGGCGAAGGCGTTCGCCGAGCGTGACCCGGACCAGCTCACCACGCTGTACATCCAGGACTCGCCCGCCTACACCGAGAACCGTCAGTACATGCGGGAGATGGCCGCGAACTCCGTGGCCAGGGTTCTGGGCCTGCGCCGACCGATCCACAGCATCTTCGTGGTCTCCGAACGGCCGAAGTCCATCCTCTTGGAGGTCGAGCGCCAGGAGACCCCGTACACCATCGTCACCACCGACGGGAAGCGGTACCGCTGCGAGGGCGGGCCGTTGAAGAGGGTCCGGATCGAGGTCGTGCCTCTCGAGGGCTCGACGGCGTGGCGCATCCTGCAGGAGTCGCAGATCGGCGGTCCGAGGACACCGGAGGTGCGCCTGTGCCTCCCAGGCTCCTCCACCGGGTGA
- the lipB gene encoding lipoyl(octanoyl) transferase LipB, with amino-acid sequence MVAPRFVRLGFGPEARDYEEVWAEQRRLHAQRVAGEVPDTVLLLEHQPVYTAGKRTQPHERPFDGTPVIDVDRGGKITWHGPGQLVGYPIVRLPEPIDVVAFVRRLEQALMDVCADMGLATTRIEGRSGVWVPADERGAARKIAAIGLRVAQGVTMHGFALNCDCDLSAFDRIVPCGITDAGVTSLSVELGRRVGVEDVLEATEARLTAMLTPHGVSRVA; translated from the coding sequence ATGGTCGCACCGCGGTTCGTTCGGCTTGGGTTCGGTCCAGAGGCACGCGACTACGAAGAGGTGTGGGCGGAGCAGCGTCGCCTCCATGCCCAGCGGGTGGCCGGGGAAGTTCCGGACACCGTCCTTCTCCTCGAGCACCAGCCGGTCTACACCGCCGGGAAGCGCACCCAACCACACGAGCGACCGTTCGACGGCACACCTGTCATCGACGTGGACCGCGGCGGCAAGATCACCTGGCACGGCCCGGGTCAGCTCGTGGGCTACCCCATCGTGCGACTGCCCGAGCCCATCGACGTCGTGGCCTTCGTCCGTCGGCTCGAGCAGGCGCTCATGGACGTGTGTGCCGACATGGGTCTGGCGACCACGCGGATCGAGGGGCGCAGTGGTGTGTGGGTACCCGCGGACGAACGCGGCGCCGCGCGGAAGATCGCGGCGATCGGACTGCGCGTCGCCCAAGGTGTGACGATGCACGGCTTCGCGCTCAACTGCGACTGTGACCTCAGCGCGTTCGATCGCATCGTCCCGTGCGGTATCACCGACGCGGGTGTCACCTCGCTGTCGGTGGAGCTAGGTCGTCGGGTCGGCGTCGAAGACGTCCTCGAGGCCACGGAAGCCCGGCTCACCGCGATGCTCACGCCGCACGGCGTCAGCCGCGTCGCCTGA
- the yjjX gene encoding inosine/xanthosine triphosphatase, translated as MPFQVVIASTNPVKRRATLEAVRVTLGHDDVDAITVDVNPGVPAQPVGDEETLRGARNRAEAARLAHPNADLWVGIEGGVLERNGGLECFAWIVVLGHGEQPGHLRKGESRTATFVLPTPIADLVRAGVELGEATDRVLGCSGSKQRTGTVGPLTGGVIDRVAYYAHAAVLALVPFRNAHLPFPEAPSVGTPPVSGSPS; from the coding sequence GTGCCCTTTCAGGTTGTGATCGCCTCGACGAACCCGGTCAAACGCCGCGCCACGCTCGAAGCGGTGCGGGTGACGCTCGGTCATGACGACGTCGACGCCATCACGGTTGACGTCAACCCCGGCGTGCCCGCCCAGCCCGTCGGAGACGAGGAGACGTTGCGCGGCGCCCGGAACCGGGCCGAGGCGGCGCGCCTCGCGCACCCCAACGCCGACCTCTGGGTGGGGATCGAGGGGGGCGTGCTCGAGCGCAACGGCGGTCTGGAGTGCTTCGCCTGGATTGTCGTGTTGGGACACGGTGAGCAGCCCGGACACCTGCGCAAGGGGGAGAGCCGGACGGCGACGTTCGTCCTGCCCACCCCGATCGCGGATCTGGTGCGTGCCGGCGTCGAGCTCGGCGAGGCGACGGACCGCGTCCTCGGTTGCTCGGGCAGCAAGCAGCGAACCGGCACCGTCGGTCCGCTGACCGGGGGTGTGATCGACCGAGTGGCCTACTACGCGCACGCGGCCGTGCTCGCGCTCGTGCCGTTCCGGAACGCCCACCTGCCCTTCCCCGAGGCGCCCTCCGTGGGCACGCCGCCCGTTTCCGGCTCACCGAGCTGA
- the lipA gene encoding lipoyl synthase, whose translation MSAVAPEGRKLLRLEVRNSQTPIEKKPPWIKTRARMGPEYTALRSLVQREQLHTVCQEAGCPNIYECWEDREATFLIGGDQCTRRCDFCQIDTGKPKQLDLDEPRRVAESVRTMGLRYATVTGVCRDDLDDEGAWIYAETVRQIHALNPGCGVELLAPDFSGRRELLSQVFESRPEVFAHNVETVPRIFRRIRPAFRYERSLEVLRQARAEGLVTKSNLILGLGEERHEITATMRDLLDAGCELLTITQYLRPSVRHHPVARWVKPEEFVELREEALEMGFAGVMSGPLVRSSYRAGRLYRQALESRRLSVAPATG comes from the coding sequence GTGAGTGCCGTGGCCCCCGAGGGACGGAAGCTGCTGCGCCTGGAGGTACGCAACAGCCAGACCCCGATCGAGAAGAAGCCTCCGTGGATCAAGACCCGCGCCAGGATGGGTCCCGAGTACACCGCGCTGCGCTCGCTGGTCCAGCGCGAGCAGCTGCACACGGTGTGTCAAGAGGCGGGCTGTCCCAACATCTACGAGTGCTGGGAGGACCGCGAGGCGACGTTCCTGATCGGGGGCGACCAGTGCACCCGGCGTTGCGACTTCTGCCAGATCGACACCGGTAAGCCGAAGCAGCTCGACCTCGACGAGCCTCGCAGGGTCGCCGAGAGTGTCCGGACGATGGGCCTGCGCTACGCGACCGTCACCGGCGTCTGCCGGGACGACCTCGACGACGAGGGCGCCTGGATCTACGCCGAGACGGTTCGCCAGATCCACGCTTTGAACCCCGGCTGCGGCGTCGAGCTGTTGGCGCCGGACTTCTCCGGTCGACGTGAGCTGCTGTCGCAGGTCTTCGAGTCGCGGCCCGAGGTCTTCGCCCACAACGTCGAGACCGTCCCGCGCATCTTCCGCCGCATCCGCCCGGCGTTCCGGTACGAGCGGTCCTTGGAGGTGCTGAGGCAAGCCCGGGCGGAAGGACTGGTCACGAAGTCCAACCTGATTCTCGGCCTCGGTGAGGAACGACACGAGATCACCGCGACCATGCGCGACCTCCTTGACGCCGGCTGCGAGCTGCTGACCATCACCCAGTACCTCCGACCCTCGGTCCGGCACCACCCGGTCGCGCGGTGGGTGAAGCCGGAGGAGTTCGTCGAGCTTCGCGAGGAGGCGCTGGAGATGGGCTTCGCGGGCGTCATGTCCGGGCCGCTGGTCCGTTCCTCCTACCGCGCCGGACGCCTGTACCGCCAGGCGCTGGAGTCCCGCCGGCTCAGCGTGGCCCCTGCCACGGGCTGA
- a CDS encoding DUF4191 domain-containing protein → MAKRDTTPEQNPGRVAQVRAAYRLTKEAQPRIGLILLGIFLAVLVVFVAVGLLLDSPILWGLVGLPFAFLVTVIVFGRRVEKAAYARLEGQLGAAANALATLRRGWTVDPAVAVTRNQDVVHRVVGRPGIVLVGEGAPNRVGHLLANEKRKHARVAPETPIYTIVVGDGEDQVPLPKLASHVMKLPRNLRPAEVTEVLFRLKALTAHRQQLPIPKGPLPKNIKLPPGVPRPR, encoded by the coding sequence ATGGCCAAGCGCGACACCACACCGGAGCAGAATCCTGGCCGGGTCGCCCAGGTCCGTGCCGCCTACCGTCTCACCAAGGAGGCCCAGCCGCGGATCGGGCTGATCCTGCTGGGAATCTTCCTCGCCGTCCTGGTGGTCTTCGTCGCTGTCGGACTGCTCCTCGACAGCCCCATCCTGTGGGGCCTGGTAGGCCTGCCGTTCGCTTTCCTCGTCACCGTGATCGTCTTCGGTCGCCGGGTCGAGAAGGCGGCGTACGCCCGGCTGGAGGGTCAGCTCGGAGCGGCCGCGAACGCGCTCGCCACGTTGCGTCGCGGGTGGACGGTCGACCCGGCGGTGGCGGTGACACGTAACCAGGACGTGGTCCACCGCGTCGTCGGCCGGCCCGGGATCGTCCTGGTCGGGGAAGGCGCTCCGAACCGCGTCGGTCACCTGCTCGCCAACGAGAAGCGCAAGCACGCCAGGGTCGCGCCCGAAACCCCGATCTACACCATCGTGGTCGGGGACGGCGAGGACCAGGTCCCGCTCCCCAAGCTCGCCTCCCACGTGATGAAGCTGCCGCGCAACTTGCGGCCCGCGGAGGTCACCGAGGTCCTGTTCCGGTTGAAGGCCCTGACGGCGCACCGGCAGCAGCTGCCGATCCCCAAGGGTCCGCTGCCCAAGAACATCAAGCTGCCACCGGGCGTGCCGCGTCCTCGCTGA
- a CDS encoding RDD family protein, with protein sequence MAQRREPGRTKPAGDTDPREEDHAGRRLGLPETGRGSLAGWGARITALLVDWLLANLAALGIVRDDAVWQAPVTALDFLPLALFGLQVWLMTGFVGASIGQRVRHLLVVRLDGQPVGLARALLRTVLILLVLPPLVVDSDGRGLHDKLAGTVLVRAR encoded by the coding sequence ATGGCACAGCGTCGTGAACCCGGTCGGACCAAGCCAGCGGGTGACACCGATCCCCGGGAGGAGGACCACGCAGGCCGACGGCTCGGTCTCCCCGAGACCGGTCGGGGCTCGCTCGCCGGCTGGGGAGCGCGCATCACCGCGCTGCTGGTCGACTGGCTCCTCGCCAACCTCGCGGCGTTGGGCATCGTCCGGGACGACGCGGTGTGGCAGGCTCCGGTGACCGCGCTGGACTTCCTCCCCCTCGCCCTGTTCGGTCTGCAGGTGTGGCTCATGACCGGGTTCGTGGGGGCGAGCATCGGCCAGCGGGTGCGCCACCTCCTCGTCGTCCGCCTCGACGGTCAGCCTGTGGGGTTGGCCCGGGCGCTCCTGCGAACCGTCCTGATCTTGCTCGTGCTGCCGCCGTTGGTCGTGGACTCCGACGGTCGAGGACTGCACGACAAGCTCGCGGGGACCGTGCTCGTCCGCGCCCGCTGA
- the glnA gene encoding type I glutamate--ammonia ligase yields the protein MFRSADELLAFVRDEGVEFIDVRFCDLPGIMQHFNVPAESFDEDAFTNGLMFDGSSIRGFQAIHESDMKLIPDPATAFLDPFRAKKTLAMNFSIVDPFTDEPYSRDPRNIAAKAEAYLKSSNIADTAYFGPEAEFYVFDDVRFETKQNAGYYYIDSIEGAWNTGREEDGGNKGYKPRYKGGYFPVPPMDHFADLRDEMVKTLRSVGIEVERAHHEVGTAGQAEINYKFDSLLHAGDKLMLFKYVIKNVAWRAGRTATFMPKPLFGDNGSGMHCHQSLWKDGQPLFYDELGYGGLSDTARWYIGGLLKHAPSLLAFTNPTVNSYHRLVPGFEAPVNLVYSQRNRSAAVRIPVTGTSPKSKRIEFRVPDPSCNPYLAFSAMLMAGLDGIRNKIEPPEPIDKDLYDLPPEEHALVEKVPASLPEVLDALEEDHEYLLEGGVFTQDLIETWIDWKRTNEVDPIRLRPHPHEFELYFDI from the coding sequence ATGTTCCGGAGCGCCGACGAGCTGTTGGCATTCGTGCGCGACGAGGGCGTCGAGTTCATCGACGTCCGCTTCTGCGACCTGCCCGGCATCATGCAGCACTTCAACGTCCCCGCCGAGTCGTTCGACGAGGATGCCTTCACCAACGGGTTGATGTTCGACGGCTCGTCGATCCGCGGCTTCCAGGCCATCCACGAATCGGACATGAAGCTGATTCCGGACCCGGCGACCGCGTTCTTGGACCCGTTCCGGGCCAAGAAGACGCTGGCGATGAACTTCTCGATCGTGGACCCGTTCACCGACGAGCCCTACAGCCGGGACCCGCGCAACATCGCGGCGAAGGCCGAGGCCTACCTCAAGAGCAGCAACATCGCCGACACGGCGTACTTCGGGCCGGAAGCGGAGTTCTACGTCTTCGACGACGTACGGTTCGAGACCAAGCAGAACGCCGGCTACTACTACATCGACTCCATCGAAGGGGCCTGGAACACCGGTCGGGAGGAGGACGGCGGCAACAAGGGGTACAAGCCGCGGTACAAGGGCGGCTACTTCCCCGTTCCGCCGATGGACCACTTCGCCGACCTGCGTGACGAGATGGTCAAGACCTTGCGCAGCGTGGGCATCGAGGTGGAGCGGGCCCACCACGAGGTTGGCACCGCCGGTCAGGCCGAGATCAACTACAAGTTCGACTCGCTCCTCCACGCCGGCGACAAGCTCATGCTCTTCAAGTACGTCATCAAGAACGTGGCGTGGAGGGCTGGTCGCACCGCGACGTTCATGCCGAAGCCCCTCTTCGGGGACAACGGTTCCGGGATGCACTGCCACCAGAGCCTGTGGAAGGACGGGCAGCCGCTCTTCTACGACGAGCTCGGCTACGGCGGCCTGTCCGACACCGCCCGGTGGTACATCGGCGGCCTGCTCAAGCACGCGCCGAGCCTGCTGGCGTTCACCAACCCGACCGTCAACTCCTATCACCGGTTGGTGCCGGGCTTCGAGGCGCCGGTCAACCTCGTCTACAGCCAGCGGAACCGGTCGGCCGCGGTGCGGATCCCGGTCACCGGAACCAGCCCGAAGTCCAAGCGGATCGAGTTCCGAGTGCCTGACCCGTCCTGCAACCCCTACCTCGCGTTCTCCGCGATGCTGATGGCCGGCCTGGACGGCATTCGGAACAAGATCGAGCCGCCGGAGCCGATCGACAAGGACCTCTACGACCTGCCTCCGGAGGAGCACGCCCTGGTCGAGAAGGTTCCCGCCTCGTTGCCGGAGGTTCTCGACGCCCTGGAGGAGGACCACGAGTACCTGCTGGAGGGCGGGGTCTTCACCCAGGACCTGATCGAGACCTGGATCGACTGGAAGCGGACCAACGAGGTCGACCCGATCCGCCTTCGGCCGCACCCGCACGAGTTCGAGCTGTACTTCGACATCTGA
- a CDS encoding GNAT family N-acetyltransferase, which produces MVIPYGPYELDDDPTRIDLDAVWSFLSTEAYWGRWRQREHVERQVANAWRVVGGYDRASGRMVAFARAVSDGVAFAYLADVFVVPEARGKGLGKELVRVMIECGPGAAFRWTLHTKDAHGLYKRFGFGPPDPTFMERPAQLGR; this is translated from the coding sequence ATGGTGATCCCGTACGGCCCGTACGAACTGGACGACGACCCCACACGCATCGACCTCGACGCCGTCTGGTCCTTCCTGTCGACCGAGGCGTACTGGGGCCGTTGGCGTCAGCGCGAGCACGTCGAGCGGCAGGTGGCCAACGCCTGGCGGGTGGTCGGCGGCTACGACCGGGCCAGCGGTCGGATGGTGGCGTTCGCCCGAGCTGTGTCGGATGGCGTGGCCTTCGCGTACCTCGCGGACGTCTTCGTCGTCCCGGAAGCCCGGGGGAAGGGTCTCGGCAAGGAGCTGGTGCGGGTCATGATCGAGTGCGGGCCCGGTGCGGCCTTCCGGTGGACGCTCCACACGAAGGACGCGCACGGCCTCTACAAGCGGTTCGGCTTCGGTCCGCCCGACCCCACGTTCATGGAGCGCCCGGCCCAGCTGGGACGGTGA
- a CDS encoding 3-deoxy-7-phosphoheptulonate synthase, translated as MTSTPQLATSTRDLRILRTRPLLPPALLREELPLDDKRAEVVVRGRREVSAILAGEDDRLIVIVGPCSIHDPKAALDYAQRLAALVPELEDDLCVVMRVYFEKPRTTLGWKGLINDPDLDGSCNVNKGLRTARKVLLDVLDLGLPAGCEFLDPIIPQYLADTVSWAAIGARTSESQVHRNLASGLSMPVGFKNLTSGDVQGAVDAVRAAAVSHVFTGITDDGVAAILTTSGNPDCHVILRGGHSGPNYDAESVADALLRLEKAGLPRRLIVDASHGNSRKDHLRQPLVAEDVAQQVAGGQRGVVGVMLESFLQPGRQDLVEGEAHKLTYGLSITDACMGWEVTADVLRGLARAARARRSTIAGTTHS; from the coding sequence GTGACATCGACACCACAGCTCGCGACCTCGACCCGCGACCTGCGTATCCTCCGAACCAGACCGCTCCTGCCTCCGGCACTGCTTCGGGAGGAGCTCCCGCTCGACGACAAGCGAGCGGAGGTCGTCGTCCGTGGACGACGCGAGGTCTCGGCGATCCTGGCCGGAGAGGACGACCGGCTCATCGTCATCGTGGGCCCCTGCTCGATTCACGACCCGAAGGCGGCGCTGGACTACGCCCAACGCCTCGCCGCGCTCGTCCCCGAGCTGGAGGACGACCTGTGCGTCGTCATGCGGGTGTACTTCGAGAAGCCGCGGACGACTCTTGGCTGGAAGGGGCTCATCAACGACCCCGACCTGGACGGCAGCTGCAACGTCAACAAGGGGCTGCGCACCGCCCGCAAGGTGCTGCTCGACGTCCTCGACCTCGGGCTGCCGGCCGGCTGCGAGTTCCTCGACCCGATCATCCCCCAGTACCTCGCCGACACCGTCAGCTGGGCCGCGATCGGCGCGCGGACGTCCGAGAGCCAGGTGCACCGGAACCTGGCCAGCGGGCTGTCGATGCCGGTCGGCTTCAAGAACCTCACCAGCGGCGACGTGCAGGGCGCGGTCGACGCGGTGCGCGCCGCAGCGGTCAGCCACGTCTTCACCGGCATCACCGACGACGGTGTCGCCGCGATCCTCACCACCAGCGGCAACCCGGACTGCCACGTGATCCTGCGTGGCGGCCACAGCGGTCCGAACTACGACGCCGAGAGCGTCGCCGACGCGCTGCTGCGGCTGGAGAAGGCCGGTCTTCCGCGACGGCTGATCGTCGACGCGAGCCACGGGAACAGCCGCAAGGACCACCTGCGCCAGCCACTGGTCGCCGAGGACGTCGCCCAGCAGGTGGCCGGTGGCCAGCGTGGTGTGGTGGGGGTGATGCTGGAGAGCTTCCTCCAGCCAGGTCGGCAGGACCTGGTCGAGGGCGAGGCTCACAAGCTGACCTACGGCTTGAGCATCACCGACGCCTGCATGGGCTGGGAGGTGACCGCGGACGTCCTGCGTGGGCTGGCGCGTGCTGCCCGGGCCCGGCGCTCGACGATCGCCGGAACCACGCACTCGTGA